The DNA segment AAAATCATCAAAAACAACCTCTCTTAGTTTAGAATCAAACTTCCAAGTTCCTTCATTTCTATATATAGTCCCTTTTGTTGTTTGATGCGTATGTATGTAACTACTATCCTTCAACAATTGGATAGTATCTATATAATTCTCTTTATTATATCCATATGTACCGTATAGTTGATGTATTCCGACATTATTATTTGAGCAAGCCATGCTAAATAATAAAACCAAACTATATATTGTATTCATCCTTATATTATCAATTAAATATTTCATGTAGTATTTTTTATTGCTCAAACCAAATATATCTTTGATAGGTAGTTCCATACGGCACTGTTTGCCCTGGCACCCTATTGGGATTCTCTACTGGCAAATGCAAAATCAATGAATTTCTATTCTTAGTATCATCAACTTGATAATAATATCCACCACCTGCAGGAATAATAGTAACCCTTGCTCCGCCTATAAATTGCTCTGTCATGGAATATGAAAATCCTATACCTGGGATTCCAAAAGGTGCATCCCACCGTTTTAAAGGCTTTTCACCTCCCAATGAAAGAAACTTCATACGTGCCTCTGTTACAATCCATGAATTTCTAAGGTCTTGTACCATAGGATGGTCATTTCTAAAAAGACTTCGTTCTGGTCCAGTACCACTTTTAAATTCAGACCACAACTCACTCCATCCAACATCGTTACCTCTAAGTGTATATGCCGAAGATGGTGCAAACTCCCCTTGCGATTGGGCAACTGGACTATCATTCTAAAAACCGTTTTATTTCATCTAATATTTGTTCCTCAAACTTTTTAATTTTTTGCTTGTTTTCTTTTTTCTGGTAGTCCTTGTTAACTCTATTCCAGTTTCCAAGCTCTAGACCCTTATTAATAGAAACGAAAGCAAAAGAAACCTCTTCCTTATTTAATTGACGAATCCAAGTATAAATAATCTCATTATCTGCCTTATTATAAAAGTAAACGTGATACCAATGATCAGCCACATCCGAACTTCGTCCATCAATCAATCCAACTATAGAAGGAACCTTGTATTCAGGATTTGCAGTCTTAAACTTTTTAATTGCAGAAATCAGATTATTCTCATTTGTATTTAAATTATATATTTCAGCATAAGGATAACTTCCTGGTGCAAGGTTACAACCAACGCATCCGAAAACAAAAGCGCACATTGCAATAAATTCTATATATAAATTTTTTTTCATACCATACAATTTTAATGATTATGAATACTTGGCGTATTGGTGACACCAGTATTGCTGATATAGTACCACATCATAACATTTCCGTGACCTGTTCCATTCGGCTGTGCATATTGAATAATTGTTTTAGGTAATGCTATTAAGCCTAAACCAAAACCCAATAGTCCAGCATTAATTCTTGTTACTGGATCCATATAAGGATTTACAGCCATACTCCATTCTTTATTAACAAATTTCCAATCTGCTCCAATTGCTCTTGTATCCATTAGTAAACCCATAAAACCCACGGTTCCTAAATTATCATACCGCCTATCATGATCTATGGCAGGATAATCTGTCAACATTGTAGGAACATAAGAATATGAGTATTTTCCAGATAATGTCATGGGGTTATCTCCTCCTGCATAAGTAGCTCGCCCACCAATAAGTGGAATATTCCGTTCTACTGTAGATGTGTCTATACAATTAGGGCATGTATCCCCTCCTGATTGGGCCTCTTTCCCTTCCTCCACAGCAACTGTCTCTTTATCTCCATAACTCATTTTTATGATTTCCTCAGAGCTGTCGATACATTGCATCCACCCTATAATAAATTGATCCATGCCGGGAGGAACGTGGCGGAGTGGGAGAGGGATATATTAAAAATGCATTGTATTTTTGAGCTTTACTATATTGGCACAGCTCCGCCCCTTCAGTCCCTATTTAGTCTTTGCAAGAAAACTCCAAATACTGCGTTATTCTCATTTTTGAAACAGTCATTTACAATCAGTAAACTCCTTGGTTTCAAAAATATCGAAAGCCTTGTCTTTGAAGCTTTCTTATCAAAGACAGAAAAAATAGTCGTTTTCTTGCAGCCACTATTTATCTTATTTTTAATATGGAGGCTGTTTATTAGGTTTACAAAAATAGTATTTTTTTATTTTTAGAGGTAAAACTTTTAAAGTTACCCAGCAATAACGCAGGCTTTTGATTTACAGGACTTCGGAAAATCAAGTGTAAGTGATTAGTCATTATGCACCATGCCTAAATTCCCCTACCTTTTTTCTCTGGCAATATTGTAAGCTATTAATTACAATGTTTTTGTTAATCTGAACAAGAAGAACTTTAGATCAACAACACCTCTGAATTGCCTTCTGAAATCCATTACTATTGTATTGAAAGATTCTGCTGCAGCATTGGTACTTCTGTTATCTAATTGAGAGTAATGTTTCTAACTTATATGACATATATCTTGCTCCTTAAATTTCTATATATGTTCTTTTTACTCGGGAAGGTTAAACTTTCAAAGGTGAAAATAGCAAATTTAAAACCATCAATTTTTCGTAACAGTAAACCATCATTCTACAATAAAAAATATATTAATCAACCCTCTGATTGTTGAGGGAGCTTAGCGACCGAGGCAATCAGAGGGTTGATTGCTGCTCGAAGATTGTTTTTCTGTTTTCCATTCTGTAACTTTTACCTTCGAGTTTTACAACTTCACATTTAAACAATAATCTATCTAACAAAGCAGTTGCCAAGACTTCATCATCGAGCATTTCTGCCCATTGCTGAGGGGATTTGTTTGTTGTGATTATTACAGACGTTTGTTCGTGCAGATGATTTATCAGGTTGAAAAATGCAACTGCTTCATGTTTCTTAATAGGAAAAAGCATTATATCGTCTATAGCCACTAAATGAGCCTTTAAAAGACGATTATAAGTGTTAAGCGCACCAGATATCATTTCTTTCATTTTTAACACCGTTATTAGTTCCTCCATTGTGATAAAGTAAGCTTTATGACCAGATTTTACAGCATCGTTAATCAGTCCTGCCGCCACATACGTTTTTCCTGTTCCTGAGGGGCCCATTAGTATCAGGTTATAATTTTGTTCCATCCATAATAATTCCCGTAATTGTTTCAGTTGAGGCACAGTCATACCATTTGCCATGTTAAAGTCATACTTGTCCAGGTTGTGATCTTTGGGTAATCGGGCTAATTTCATTCTCCTGTCAAGATCTGTTTTCTTTCTGTGCTGCACCTCTCTTTGCAAGAGCTGTAATGCAAATTCCTGATAAGATGGTTTATCTATCTGTGCCTGATGAAGCACTGCTTCTGGTTCGTTTTTCATCTTTGTTAGCCGTAAAATATCGGCATAGTTTTTAATTTGATCTAATAGCTTCATTTTCTAATTCATTATTGATTCATATTCATTGATATCACTTTTCTGAGGTTGCATATCAG comes from the Saccharicrinis fermentans DSM 9555 = JCM 21142 genome and includes:
- the istB gene encoding IS21-like element helper ATPase IstB, which produces MKLLDQIKNYADILRLTKMKNEPEAVLHQAQIDKPSYQEFALQLLQREVQHRKKTDLDRRMKLARLPKDHNLDKYDFNMANGMTVPQLKQLRELLWMEQNYNLILMGPSGTGKTYVAAGLINDAVKSGHKAYFITMEELITVLKMKEMISGALNTYNRLLKAHLVAIDDIMLFPIKKHEAVAFFNLINHLHEQTSVIITTNKSPQQWAEMLDDEVLATALLDRLLFKCEVVKLEGKSYRMENRKTIFEQQSTL